In Desulforhopalus sp., a single genomic region encodes these proteins:
- a CDS encoding chemotaxis protein CheX, with protein sequence MRDRIIEAAKEIFSSMLMMEISADMETNTKLHPLIDSISGVIGLAGTHKGVLAIHIPHKVAIAITSSFLGMDVEEINSDVEDAVGELANMLGGNVKSILSENGRDINLSLPTTISGKHYDYQTNKDAETIVIPLTCETGQFTIELQLEK encoded by the coding sequence TTGCGCGACAGAATCATTGAAGCTGCTAAAGAGATTTTTTCCTCCATGCTGATGATGGAAATTTCAGCGGATATGGAGACTAATACCAAGCTTCATCCTTTAATTGACAGTATATCCGGGGTGATCGGCTTGGCGGGGACCCATAAAGGGGTATTGGCCATCCACATTCCACATAAGGTAGCGATTGCTATTACCAGCAGTTTTCTTGGAATGGATGTTGAGGAGATTAATTCCGATGTCGAAGATGCAGTCGGAGAATTGGCGAACATGCTAGGTGGTAATGTTAAGTCAATACTCTCCGAGAATGGCAGGGATATCAATCTGTCGCTTCCAACCACCATTTCCGGTAAGCATTATGACTATCAAACCAATAAGGATGCGGAGACTATCGTCATTCCGTTAACGTGTGAAACAGGTCAGTTCACAATAGAACTCCAGCTGGAAAAATAG
- a CDS encoding tetratricopeptide repeat protein has translation MVFANTILSPAPTLFPPDEEIVKILPRPDKNDLIVSLFFRYKPQHFSLKKSADDKIVLVILLGNEYSKTYKELSERLKGISEVEKISTDFSNPVIQSPYKKDWMSFFSNYESPVTIDVPLKFTPPPFPIIRFLPPGKKANLKVLPDDAMQLFEKGSSGRLDEKILELLQQTQDNETKKLLALSLGETLLHKGDFDGAYRQLYVLKEQYKEELLGTYANFLLIHLRAKYQDANIAEYEYQNLETTLGKNSPLAPYLYLGQIEAALASKKLNHLNTLLQRDDIALPDIIQELVQIRRADYWNATKQPIKAFASYQLLNTSKILPTLPYSLSGYCGSFYEQKMYQDAVQCYDQLSSVVPDKSLVGIISYRKNMAKMKLEERFNLINEFSLIESSYSGTEAGFRAGMKKADLQYLQNKGFAKQALEKYKTISEDSPLRIIREEAFFKMALVHSQLGDSAQSIELLQQFLREFLAGDVRISAQALLIELLPGEIKRHVDRKEYIKALVLAKKNKDLFQKSWINSKFLIDIAEAYHNVGLFDEAQKLYLYLIEIMPLDQREWLYLPMIKATFNQGSYSLVEDYSSQYFFNYPKGEHYREILLFRLQSLIADERLEEALRLLPSPLPDDKELYDIAAILYFRTDDFEKSLDILKKLAANQTPLPQKQQFMLAESLFQQGALEDAEAAYLHVTEENTFYEQSLFRLASLERKKGNEQKALSLFKKIAETGKNAHWKKYAERELQFDTLSRRQKNNR, from the coding sequence TTGGTTTTTGCCAATACAATACTGTCCCCAGCACCTACTCTTTTCCCTCCAGACGAAGAAATAGTCAAAATTTTGCCACGCCCCGATAAAAATGATTTGATTGTCTCTCTCTTTTTCAGGTACAAACCGCAACACTTCAGTTTGAAAAAAAGCGCTGATGATAAAATCGTTCTCGTTATCCTTCTTGGTAATGAGTACAGCAAAACATATAAGGAACTGTCCGAAAGGCTGAAGGGAATCAGCGAAGTTGAAAAGATTTCCACCGATTTCTCCAATCCGGTGATTCAATCACCATACAAAAAGGACTGGATGTCATTCTTCTCCAACTACGAATCGCCGGTAACAATTGACGTCCCACTAAAATTTACCCCGCCACCCTTTCCTATTATTCGGTTTCTACCCCCGGGAAAAAAAGCAAATCTTAAAGTCCTTCCCGACGATGCTATGCAATTATTTGAAAAAGGTTCGTCGGGACGTCTGGACGAAAAAATTCTCGAACTCCTCCAGCAAACACAAGATAATGAAACCAAAAAACTTTTGGCCCTTTCTTTGGGCGAAACACTGCTCCATAAGGGTGATTTCGATGGAGCATATCGACAACTGTATGTTCTCAAGGAGCAATACAAAGAAGAATTGCTAGGTACCTACGCCAACTTTCTACTCATACACCTGCGGGCAAAATATCAGGATGCCAATATTGCCGAATATGAATATCAAAATCTTGAGACGACGCTTGGCAAAAACAGCCCACTGGCGCCCTACCTGTATCTCGGCCAGATCGAAGCGGCCTTAGCTTCGAAGAAGCTTAACCATCTGAATACACTTCTGCAGCGCGACGATATCGCCTTGCCGGATATTATCCAGGAGCTCGTACAGATACGCCGAGCAGATTACTGGAATGCAACAAAACAACCGATTAAGGCGTTTGCGTCTTACCAACTGCTCAACACCTCGAAAATCCTCCCCACTCTGCCATATTCCTTGAGCGGTTACTGCGGCTCTTTCTACGAACAAAAAATGTATCAAGATGCAGTGCAGTGCTACGACCAGCTCAGTTCGGTAGTTCCCGACAAATCACTTGTCGGGATTATTTCTTACAGAAAGAATATGGCAAAAATGAAGCTTGAAGAAAGATTCAACCTCATTAATGAATTTTCACTGATTGAAAGTTCCTATTCCGGGACCGAGGCTGGGTTTCGCGCAGGGATGAAAAAAGCTGACCTGCAGTATCTCCAAAACAAAGGTTTTGCCAAACAAGCTCTAGAGAAATACAAAACGATATCTGAAGATTCTCCTCTACGCATCATCCGCGAAGAGGCCTTTTTCAAGATGGCACTCGTCCATTCACAACTTGGCGATAGCGCGCAAAGCATCGAACTGCTCCAGCAGTTTCTCCGCGAATTCTTGGCAGGTGATGTCAGAATTTCGGCGCAAGCCTTGCTCATTGAGCTTCTCCCCGGAGAGATTAAGAGGCATGTCGATCGCAAGGAGTACATAAAAGCGCTCGTCTTGGCTAAAAAGAACAAGGACCTTTTTCAAAAAAGCTGGATAAACAGTAAGTTCCTGATTGACATCGCCGAGGCGTATCACAATGTAGGTCTTTTTGATGAGGCACAAAAACTCTACCTTTACCTGATCGAGATCATGCCTCTTGATCAACGAGAATGGTTATATCTCCCGATGATTAAAGCAACTTTCAATCAAGGCAGTTACAGCTTGGTGGAAGACTATTCGTCACAATACTTTTTTAACTACCCCAAAGGTGAGCATTACCGTGAAATTTTATTATTCCGCTTGCAATCCCTGATCGCTGATGAGCGGTTAGAAGAAGCCCTTCGTCTCCTACCTTCCCCACTACCGGATGACAAAGAACTCTATGATATTGCGGCTATTCTCTACTTTCGAACTGATGATTTCGAGAAAAGCCTAGATATCTTGAAAAAACTTGCCGCAAACCAAACACCACTTCCTCAAAAACAACAATTTATGCTCGCCGAGAGCCTTTTTCAGCAGGGCGCATTAGAGGATGCCGAGGCGGCATATCTACATGTTACCGAAGAAAATACCTTTTATGAACAGTCACTTTTCCGCCTTGCCAGCCTGGAACGAAAAAAAGGAAATGAACAAAAGGCCCTAAGCCTCTTCAAGAAAATTGCCGAAACAGGGAAAAACGCTCATTGGAAAAAATATGCGGAACGGGAATTGCAGTTTGATACTCTGTCGAGAAGGCAGAAAAACAACCGGTAG
- a CDS encoding response regulator codes for MLHGISGVAERERWQLLQEKIMGKNVLLVDDSSTMRKIIGRSLRQAGIEFDNIYEAADGLEALEVLESKKVDIVLSDINMPNMDGISFLKEKANRPGMKDIPVLMISTETGDDIIGEAKALGALGSIKKPFTPDKVNEVLGPLL; via the coding sequence TTGCTTCACGGTATTTCTGGTGTAGCTGAAAGAGAACGCTGGCAATTATTACAGGAGAAAATAATGGGAAAGAACGTACTGCTGGTAGACGATTCAAGCACAATGAGAAAAATCATCGGCCGATCCCTCCGCCAGGCGGGGATCGAATTTGATAATATATATGAAGCAGCAGATGGCTTGGAAGCTTTAGAGGTCCTGGAAAGCAAAAAAGTCGACATCGTCCTCAGCGATATTAACATGCCCAACATGGATGGGATTTCTTTTCTTAAGGAAAAGGCCAACCGTCCAGGAATGAAGGATATCCCGGTTCTGATGATTTCTACCGAAACTGGTGATGATATCATCGGTGAAGCAAAGGCACTTGGCGCCCTTGGATCTATCAAGAAACCTTTTACGCCGGACAAGGTAAATGAAGTTCTTGGGCCACTTTTGTAA
- a CDS encoding chemotaxis protein CheX, with amino-acid sequence MADQFDVGQEIVNSAQDVFSTMLMVDLENESFLFNQRQVFQSNITSMIGLGGDIRGVLAIHFPDVVAKSITSGFLGMEVTELDDDVKDAIGEIANMVAGNLKVAYSKVSLNIELAIPTSIVGESINVNVCGAARAERIIVPLKMAGEIFWIELMYMPN; translated from the coding sequence ATGGCAGATCAGTTTGATGTTGGTCAAGAAATAGTGAACAGCGCTCAGGATGTATTTTCGACCATGCTGATGGTCGATCTGGAGAATGAAAGCTTTTTATTCAACCAAAGGCAAGTCTTTCAATCCAATATTACCTCAATGATCGGCCTAGGAGGGGATATTCGCGGGGTGTTGGCGATTCATTTTCCGGACGTGGTAGCCAAAAGCATAACTAGCGGTTTTCTAGGTATGGAAGTAACGGAGTTGGATGACGATGTCAAAGATGCCATAGGGGAGATCGCTAACATGGTCGCCGGTAATCTTAAGGTTGCGTACAGTAAAGTATCCTTGAATATTGAGCTGGCCATCCCTACGTCAATAGTTGGTGAATCAATTAATGTCAATGTCTGCGGGGCCGCCAGGGCTGAGAGAATAATTGTTCCACTGAAGATGGCAGGTGAGATATTTTGGATAGAACTGATGTATATGCCCAACTAA
- the flgB gene encoding flagellar basal body rod protein FlgB, with translation MDPLKPFDSNMQLLSKVLDLRAQKAQVISSNIANAETPGYSAQRFNFEEDLAMALRGGGVKLTTSHSAHIPLGPSNFHSVTGKIVTIEDKTGIGDKNSVSVNQEMTDLSENELLYETAAQLLKKKITQLNMVLTGQ, from the coding sequence ATGGATCCATTAAAGCCATTTGATTCAAATATGCAGCTTCTCAGTAAGGTGCTCGATCTACGCGCTCAAAAAGCTCAGGTAATATCCTCGAATATCGCTAATGCTGAAACTCCTGGATACTCTGCGCAGCGCTTTAATTTCGAAGAAGATCTGGCAATGGCCCTGCGTGGGGGCGGCGTAAAGCTCACCACCTCGCACAGCGCCCATATTCCGCTCGGCCCCTCCAATTTCCACTCGGTCACCGGTAAGATCGTAACCATAGAGGATAAAACCGGAATCGGCGATAAAAACAGTGTCAGTGTCAATCAGGAAATGACGGATTTGTCTGAGAACGAACTGCTCTATGAAACTGCCGCTCAGTTACTGAAAAAGAAAATCACTCAACTGAATATGGTACTTACCGGACAATAA